The DNA region AGAACCATCTTTGACTGCATTACCTTTGAAGCGCGTATCTTCAACTTTACTTTTGTCCATTTGTGGAATAGTTCCTAATAAAGTCCAACCAAGCTCTTCAACGATATCACTGCTCTTAACTGAATTATCTAACATTGCATTTACTAATTGTAATACAACACCGACAATCAATCCTAATAATGCACCAATGATGATGTTTAAAATCACGTTTGGTGAAGTTGGCGATTGACCAGGTTCAGCTGGGGTTACAATCGAAACGTTCTCTATTTGTAACACTTGTTGTACAACTTCAGAGAAAGATACAGCAATTGCGTTGGCTAAGTTAGCAGCAACATACGGTGATTCATTTTCTACAGAAATGGTAAATAGTAATGAATCTGAATCCATAGAAACTGTAACGTTTTCTGCTAATTCAGTAGCCGTCATACCTTCTGCTTCAGGTACCTCTGCAATGGCGGGATCAAGCACTAATGGACGGCTTACCAATGATTGGTAAGTGTTTAAAAGTGTCAAGTTCGCTTGTAGGCCTGATTGAGTGATTGTATTTTCTGTAGTAGCGGTAGCAGCGTTATTCACAACAATATCTGTCGTAGATGTATATTTTGGTGTCATTAAGAAAAATGTCACTAAAGCTGCTAATACAATCCCAATAACAGTGGTTGAAATAATCTTCCAAATATTCGCAGTAAGAATATTCAGTATCTCAATTAAAGAGATTTCTTGGGTGTCGTTCATCTCGTCCTCCTCGAGCAAATATAATGCACATTATTTACTTCCTATTTGAATATAATATCATAACTATGTCAGTCTACCATACCAGTTTTTAAATTTTCAATAAGATATTGTGATTCCTAGTATTTTTCACTTGATTCTCATTATCCGTTTTCAGATGTTTTCGCATCACGGTGAACAAAATCAACTAACTTTTTGTTTAAGGTATCATCGTTAACCACTGTTAAGTCTAATGTTTCAACGAATTCATAAATTTCTTCAATTGGCTGACTGGTAATTTTTCCAACGAAAATTTTATCATCAACCTTTTGCCCAGTTGTTTCATCAGTTAGCAGCAATTCTTCATACAGTTTTTCACCAGGTCGAATACCACTTTCAACAATTGGAATTTCTTTTTCAGTAAAGCCTGATAGTTTGATCATTTTCTTCGCTAGGTCTAGGATTAGGACTTCTTTACCCATATCTAAGATAAATAACTCGCCACCCTCAGCTTTAGCGCCGGCTTGGATAACCAAACGACTTGCTTCAGGAATGGTCATGAAGTAACGACGCATTCTAAAGTCTGTAACAGTTACCGGGCCACCTTTTTCAATTTGCTTTTTGAATACAGGAATAACGGAACCACGTGAACCCAACACATTACCGAATCGTACTGCTGCAAATTTCGTATGGTTTGAAACTTTATCCATTCCGGTAACTAGCATTTCAGCGATTCGTTTTGAAGCCCCCATTACGTTAGGTGGGTTGTTGGCCTTATCCGTGGATACCATAACGAAGACATCAACATTGGCATTCTTCGCTGCGGTTGCCACATTCAATGTTCCGAAGACATTGTTTTTCACTGCTTCAGTTGGGTTAGCTTCCATTAGCGGCACATGTTTATGGGCTGCTGCATGGTAAACGATATCTGGTTTGTAGGTTTGCATGATTTGTTCAATATGTTCTTTATCTTGAACGTCAGCAATGATTGGAATAATCCGGGTATTTGGTAAGTCTTTTTGAGCGAACTCTTGATTGATCAAGTAGATTGAGTTTTCTCCGTGACCTAAAAGATA from Aerococcus urinaeequi includes:
- a CDS encoding YveK family protein, which encodes MNDTQEISLIEILNILTANIWKIISTTVIGIVLAALVTFFLMTPKYTSTTDIVVNNAATATTENTITQSGLQANLTLLNTYQSLVSRPLVLDPAIAEVPEAEGMTATELAENVTVSMDSDSLLFTISVENESPYVAANLANAIAVSFSEVVQQVLQIENVSIVTPAEPGQSPTSPNVILNIIIGALLGLIVGVVLQLVNAMLDNSVKSSDIVEELGWTLLGTIPQMDKSKVEDTRFKGNAVKDGSRNRRRV